A genomic window from Punica granatum isolate Tunisia-2019 chromosome 2, ASM765513v2, whole genome shotgun sequence includes:
- the LOC116193985 gene encoding putative metal tolerance protein C3, with the protein MLTTLNASKSMSAQLDIFMLSHVGLAAQHERAMKISNWANMLLLAFKIYATVRNGSLAIAASTLDSLLDLMAGGILWFTHLSMKSININKYPIGKSRVQPVRIIIFVAVMTLLGNNLHPNELYSCRYCFLLDPHGGFGVLVQAVEQLIRDKSAPPEVLQKLTYLILRHDPQIKRVDTVRAYTFGVLYSVEVDIELSVYMLLKEAHAIRESLQIKIEDLPEVERAFVHLDYECDHKPEHSVLIRLPSGQH; encoded by the exons ATGTTGACAACCTTAAATGCTAGCAAGAGCATGTCAGCCCAGCTGGATATTTTCATGCTCTCTCATGTTGGGCTTGCTG CCCAACATGAGAGAGCCATGAAAATATCCAACTGGGCTAACATGCTCTTGCTAGCATTTAAG ATCTATGCTACTGTGAGGAACGGATCATTGGCAATCGCGGCCTCGACACTCGACTCCCTGCTTGATCTAATGGCAGGAGGGATACTTTGGTTCACGCACCTGTCCATGAAGAGTATAAATATTAACAAGTATCCCATAGGGAAATCGCGGGTTCAGCCCGTCAGGATTATAATCTTTGTTGCTGTAATGACCCTTCTGGGTAACAATCTCCATCCAAACGAGCTCTATTCATGTAGATAT TGCTTTCTTCTTGATCCACACGGAGGTTTCGGAGTGCTTGTCCAAGCTGTGGAGCAACTGATCCGGGACAAATCAGCTCCTCCTGAAGTTCTACAGAAGCTCACATACCTCATCCtgaggcatgatcctcagatCAAACGAGTTGACACAGTCCGTGCTTACACATTCGGAGTCCTTTACTCCGTCGAG GTGGACATCGAGCTCTCAGTATATATGCTACTAAAAGAAGCACATGCGATTAGAGAGTCACTGCAGATAAAGATCGAAGACCTACCTGAAGTCGAGAGGGCATTTGTGCATCTCGATTACGAGTGCGACCACAAGCCTGAGCACTCTGTCCTCATCC
- the LOC116193987 gene encoding metal tolerance protein 4-like has product MKSFEVLVQTVEQLIRDKSAPAEVLQKLTYLVLRHDPQDEVITHPESFTSSSSGTYIHSSIQLLPENIELSKDMPLKEAHTIGESLQIKIEELPEVERAFVHLDYECEHKPEHSVLIRLPSSQH; this is encoded by the exons ATGAAGA GTTTCGAAGTGCTTGTCCAAACTGTGGAGCAACTGATCCGGGACAAATCAGCCCCTGCCGAAGTTCTACAGAAGCTCACATACCTCGTCCtgaggcatgatcctcaggaCGAGGTAATTACACATCCAGAGTCCTTTACTTCGTCGAG CAGTGGTACTTACATACATTCCTCTATTCAACTTTTGCCTGAAAATATCGAGCTCTCAAAAGATATGCCGCTAAAAGAAGCGCATACTATCGGAGAGTCACTGCAGATAAAGATCGAAGAACTACCTGAAGTCGAGAGGGCATTTGTGCATCTCGATTACGAGTGCGAGCACAAGCCTGAGCACTCTGTCCTCATCCGGCTCCCCAGCAGCCAGCACTGA
- the LOC116195112 gene encoding uncharacterized protein LOC116195112, translating to MEGLLYEYRRDRKKMPGLAAAVHQRNDQFSNAASANGFWSRHRDDVGYNQLQKFWNDLSPQARQDLLKIDKQTLFEQARKNMYCSRCNGLLLEGFLQIVMYGKSFQQEGAIAHISYNISAPSKSLQDGGMCTSNGCQDEIQDPSVHPWGGLSTTRDGSLTLLDCYIFAKSLKGLQIVFDSARVRERERELLYPDACGGGGRGWISQGIASYGRGHGMRETCALHTARLSCDTLVDFWSALGEETRQSLLRMKEEDFIERLMYRFDSKRFCRDCRRNVIREFKELKELKRMRREPRCTSCFCVADTAFQYEVSDDSVHADWHQTFADSVGSYHHFEWAVGTGEGKSDILEFENVGLNGSAQVTGLHLGGLNACFITLRAWKLDGRCTELFVKAHALKGQQCVHGRLVVGDGFVTITRGESIRRFFEHAEEAEEEEDDDSMDKDGNELDGECSRPQKHAKSPELAREFLLDAAIVIFKEQVEKAFREGTARQNAHSIFVCLALKLLEERVHIACKEIITFEKQMKLLEEEEKEKRDEEERKERRRMKEREKKLRRKERLKGKDKDVDKKTSLMEETLLSNDTKDKSSPGADEEPNEIVGSRDSVSWNGETVSPRPVSSDIEDEEASGECPTFGDQFNENAEVEFTEVNDGASSFTTEQLSFSHGKLKSRKEGQVDQSLKWSDKRRFAVVSEIGPMGNRSMPRYQSDSSENHSRGMHSSNRQLKPNPQKSCGRNSASKSSEKLHYANSRMNERFDAHPCGCNQIHDFRANTDLPVSAIRTGRESKYMIKSESSLDVSKHFYRGNKYNQADYPRQSGGRLKSKVITGINNLGNKDSIHFRKVWEPLESQKKCPRSNSASDVTLISSGFKAEGESSDSTKSSGELCSSEDSGDSIEMNHKNSSMRGPNGDVGQRCQSEPESGVADSTKTAGAVTSSCSNSDNCSSCLSEVDSNTPSSNHGNPESSSTSDSEDASQQSERGEALGCDSVSNCHKVNIEASEVTNGVEASGNNRPFLRFPIGSDGNHPDIYPPIKLSHPSRDLNSTPFGMGHKNPAMLPEMQCSQNIYLPMFQSPSNMGYYTHQNLISWAPFPASGLLPHANNYLYPGPLGYGLDANRGFCMPYEAMQHLAPPMINGGPGPFPHPAYRPVTPANGVYVEEKPQLPKQGVGQEVSDVMISQEKVVPARPAKPSEPPHNEGGKGDPSAKACQENSGFSLFHFGGPIALSNITKSSEDAAIGDISSVVPTDTAEGFHDCNKKETTIEEYNLFAASNGMRFSIF from the exons ATGGAAGGATTGTTATATGAGTACAGGAGAGATCGAAAGAAGATGCCGGGATTAGCAGCAGCCGTTCATCAGAGGAATGACCAATTCAGTAATGCCGCCTCCGCCAATGGGTTCTGGTCCAGGCACCGGGATGACGTCGGCTACAATCAGCTCCAGAAG TTCTGGAACGACCTGTCTCCACAGGCTCGACAGGACCTCCTGAAGATTGACAAACAAACCCTTTTTGAGCAAGCTCGTAAGAACATGTATTGTTCTCGATGCAATGGATTGCTCCTCGAGGGGTTTCTACAGATTGTCATGTATGGGAAGTCTTTCCAGCAGGAAGGTGCAATTGCGCACATAAGCTACAACATATCAGCTCCTTCGAAATCTCTACAAGATGGAGGAATGTGTACAAGTAATGGGTGTCAAGATGAAATTCAAGATCCATCTGTGCATCCTTGGGGAGGCCTCAGCACAACGCGTGATGGATCGTTGACCCTTCTGGATTGCTATATCTTTGCAAAATCTCTGAAGGGACTCCAAATT GTCTTTGATAGCGCTCGCGTGAGGGAGCGAGAACGAGAGCTGCTCTATCCTGATGCCTGCGGTGGAGGAGGCAGGGGTTGGATCAGCCAAGGCATAGCATCTTATGGCAGGGGTCATGGGATGAGGGAAACATGTGCACTGCACACAGCCCGACTTTCTTGTGATACATTGGTGGACTTCTGGTCTGCCCTTGGTGAAGAGACGAGGCAATCCCTTTTGAGAATGAAGGAAGAGGACTTCATTGAGAGGTTAATGTATAG GTTTGACAGCAAAAGATTTTGTAGGGATTGTAGAAGAAATGTCATCCGTGAGTTCAAGGAGCTAAAGGAGCTGAAGCGTATGAGGAGAGAGCCCCGATGTACAAGTTGCTTCTGTGTAGCAGATACAGCATTTCAGTATGAG GTATCTGATGACTCTGTCCACGCTGACTGGCACCAGACTTTTGCTGACTCCGTTGGCTCATACCATCATTTTGAGTGGGCGGTTGGAACAGGAGAAGGAAAGTCTGACATTCTGGAATTTGAAAATGTGGGCTTGAATGGTAGTGCCCAGGTCACTGGCCTTCATCTGGGTGGATTAAATGCTTGCTTTATCACTTTAAGAGCTTGGAAGTTGGACGGCCGATGCACTGAGCTTTTCGTGAAAGCTCATGCCTTAAAAGGTCAACAATGCGTGCATGGGAGACTGGTTGTTGGTGATGGATTTGTTACAATTACCAGGGGTGAAAGTATACGAAGGTTCTTTGAACATGCTGAAGaggcagaggaagaagag GATGATGATTCTATGGACAAGGATGGAAATGAGTTGGATGGGGAATGCTCCCGTCCCCAGAAGCATGCAAAGAGTCCTGAACTTGCAAGAGAGTTTCTTCTAGATGCTGCTATTGTAATATTCAAGGAACAG GTTGAGAAAGCCTTTAGAGAAGGAACAGCACGCCAAAATGCACACAGCATCTTTGTCTGTCTTGCCCTAAAACTGCTTGAAGAACGCGTGCATATTGCATGCAAGGAAATCATCACATTCGAGAAGCAG ATGAAACTtctagaagaagaagagaaggagaagcgtgatgaagaagagcggaaggagaggaggagaatgaaagaaagagagaaaaagctCAGAAGGAAAGAGAGGTTAAAGGGGAAAGATAAGGATGTAGATAAGAAGACTTCCCTGATGGAGGAGACTCTTTTGTCCAATGATACAAAGGACAAATCATCACCCGGCGCTGATGAGGAACCAAATGAGATTGTTGGCTCCAGGGATTCTGTCAGTTGGAATGGGGAGACTGTTAGTCCCAGGCCTGTATCCTCGGATATTGAAGATGAGGAAGCATCGGGAGAATGCCCTACTTTTGGAGATCAGTTCAATGAGAATGCTGAAGTGGAATTCACTGAAGTGAATGACGGCGCTAGTTCTTTCACAACTGAGCAGTTGAGTTTTTCTCATGGAAAACTGAAATCTCGGAAAGAAGGACAAGTGGATCAGTCTCTGAAATGGTCTGATAAACGCCGATTTGCTGTTGTTTCAGAAATTGGCCCAATGGGCAACCGTTCTATGCCAAGATATCAAAGTGACAGCTCTGAGAATCATTCCAGGGGTATGCATTCATCAAACAGACAATTAAAGCCAAATCCACAAAAGTCCTGTGGTCGAAATTCTGCATCTAAAAGCAGTGAGAAGTTGCACTATGCAAACAGCAGGATGAATGAAAGATTTGATGCCCATCCCTGCGGGTGCAACCAAATTCATGATTTCCGGGCAAATACTGATCTACCTGTCTCAGCAATTAGAACGGGCCGGGAGAGTAAATACATGATAAAGTCGGAATCATCCCTTGATGTGTCCAAACACTTCTACCGTGGAAACAAATATAATCAAGCTGATTACCCTCGTCAGAGTGGTGGAAGGTTGAAAAGCAAAGTCATCACAGGCATTAATAATCTCGGGAACAAAGACTCCATTCACTTTAGGAAGGTGTGGGAACCGCTGGAATCTCAGAAAAAATGTCCTCGAAGCAACTCGGCCTCTGATGTAACCTTGATAAGTTCTGGTTTTAAGGCTGAGGGAGAGTCATCCGATAGCACCAAGTCCTCTGGTGAATTGTGTTCAAGTGAGGATAGTGGAGACTCCATTGAGATGAATCACAAGAACTCGAGCATGAGAGGGCCTAATGGTGATGTGGGCCAACGCTGTCAAAGTGAGCCAGAAAGTGGTGTAGCAGACTCCACAAAAACTGCTGGTGCTGTAACAAGTAGTTGTTCAAATTCTGATAACTGCTCGTCTTGCCTCAGCGAGGTGGACAGCAATACCCCATCCTCGAATCATGGGAATCCTGAATCTTCTTCTACTTCAGACTCGGAAGATGCTTCTCAACAATCAGAGAGAGGAGAAGCTTTGGGCTGTGATAGTGTATCTAATTGTCATAAGGTTAACATCGAGGCAAGTGAGGTCACCAACGGAGTGGAAGCTTCTGGGAATAATCGACCGTTCCTTAGGTTTCCTATTGGCAGTGATGGGAACCATCCAGATATTTATCCACCAATAAAACTTTCCCACCCTTCTAGAGATCTAAACAGCACTCCCTTCGGCATGGGCCACAAGAATCCAGCCATGCTTCCTGAGATGCAATGTAGTCAGAATATCTACTTGCCGATGTTTCAGAGTCCATCGAACATGGGTTATTATACCCATCAGAACCTCATCTCGTGGGCCCCCTTCCCGGCTAGTGGATTGTTACCCCATGCCAACAATTATCTCTATCCTGGGCCCCTCGGCTATGGTTTGGATGCAAACCGGGGCTTCTGCATGCCATATGAAGCAATGCAGCATTTGGCTCCTCCAATGATCAACGGAGGTCCAGGCCCGTTTCCTCATCCAGCCTACCGGCCTGTGACCCCAGCGAATGGTGTCTACGTGGAGGAAAAGCCTCAGCTACCTAAGCAAGGTGTGGGTCAAGAAGTCTCAGATGTGATGATTAGTCAAGAGAAGGTTGTCCCAGCAAGACCAGCGAAACCTTCAGAGCCTCCACATAATGAAGGAGGGAAAGGGGATCCATCTGCCAAAGCTTGCCAAGAGAACTCGggcttctctctctttcacttTGGTGGGCCTATAGCTCTTTCGAACATCACCAAGTCATCGGAAGATGCGGCAATCGGCGACATATCTTCTGTGGTTCCAACCGATACTGCGGAGGGCTTTCATGACTGCAATAAGAAGGAGACCACCATTGAAGAGTACAACTTGTTTGCAGCGAGTAACGGCATGAGGTTTTCAATCTTCTGA
- the LOC116195100 gene encoding probable protein kinase At2g41970 isoform X1, whose protein sequence is MLCCGGADEENYGQTPNQSTAPPRAGNTNAAAERGEPRPSNMAARGGAPQKALPIETPAMSLDELNRLTGNFGQKSLIGEGSYGRVFLAKLSSGEQAAIKKLDTSASQEPDSDFTAQLSVVSRLKHENFVELMGYCLEANNRILVYQFATKGSLHDILHGRKGVQGAEPGPVLSWNQRVKIAYGAARGLEYLHEKVQPPIVHRDVRSSNVLIFDDFLAKIADFNLSNQSSDTAARLHSTRVLGTFGYHAPEYAMTGQITQKSDVYSFGVVLLELLTGRKPVDHTMPKGQQSLVTWATPRLSEDKVKQCVDPKLNNDYPPKAIAKLAAVAALCVQYEADFRPNMTIVVKALQPLLNSKPGGAESQT, encoded by the exons ATGTTGTGCTGTGGAGGCGCCGATGAGGAAAACTATGGCCAAACTCCGAATCAATCTACGGCCCCGCCCAGAGCAGGCAATACAAATG CAGCCGCAGAGAGAGGGGAGCCCAGACCTTCCAACATGGCCGCCAGAGGCGGAGCCCCACAGAAAGCCTTGCCCATCGAAACACCGGCAATGTCCCTCGACGAGCTGAACAGACTGACAGGGAATTTTGGGCAGAAGTCCCTGATAGGAGAAGGCTCCTATGGGCGGGTGTTCCTGGCCAAGTTGAGCAGCGGTGAGCAAGCGGCTATTAAGAAGTTAGACACCAGCGCTTCTCAAGAACCCGACTCCGATTTCACAGCCCAG CTGTCAGTAGTTTCGAGACTCAAGCATGAGAACTTTGTGGAGTTGATGGGGTATTGCTTGGAGGCTAATAACCGAATCTTGGTATACCAGTTCGCAACCAAGGGCTCGTTACATGATATATTGCACG GTAGGAAAGGAGTGCAAGGAGCCGAGCCAGGTCCGGTTCTTAGTTGGAATCAGAGAGTTAAGATAGCTTATGGGGCGGCTCGAGGCCTCGAGTACCTGCACGAGAAAGTTCAACCACCAATCGTTCATCGGGATGTGAGATCGAGCAACGTGCTAATCTTTGATGATTTCCTAGCAAAGATTGCCGATTTTAACTTGTCGAATCAGTCCTCAGACACTGCAGCAAGGCTGCATTCTACAAGAGTCTTGGGAACTTTCGGATACCATGCTCCGGA GTATGCCATGACGGGACAAATTACACAGAAGAGTGATGTTTACAGTTTCGGGGTCGTCCTTTTGGAGCTCCTCACTGGTAGAAAGCCCGTAGACCATACGATGCCGAAGGGGCAGCAGAGTCTTGTTACTTGG GCAACTCCAAGGCTGAGCGAGGACAAAGTGAAACAATGTGTCGATCCGAAGCTAAACAACGATTACCCGCCAAAAGCAATTGCCAAG CTAGCAGCAGTGGCGGCACTCTGCGTCCAGTATGAGGCCGACTTCAGGCCTAACATGACGATCGTCGTGAAAGCTCTGCAGCCCCTCCTGAACTCGAAACCAGGAGGAGCAGAATCTCAAACTTAG
- the LOC116195100 gene encoding probable protein kinase At2g41970 isoform X2 produces the protein MLCCGGADEENYGQTPNQSTAPPRAGNTNAAERGEPRPSNMAARGGAPQKALPIETPAMSLDELNRLTGNFGQKSLIGEGSYGRVFLAKLSSGEQAAIKKLDTSASQEPDSDFTAQLSVVSRLKHENFVELMGYCLEANNRILVYQFATKGSLHDILHGRKGVQGAEPGPVLSWNQRVKIAYGAARGLEYLHEKVQPPIVHRDVRSSNVLIFDDFLAKIADFNLSNQSSDTAARLHSTRVLGTFGYHAPEYAMTGQITQKSDVYSFGVVLLELLTGRKPVDHTMPKGQQSLVTWATPRLSEDKVKQCVDPKLNNDYPPKAIAKLAAVAALCVQYEADFRPNMTIVVKALQPLLNSKPGGAESQT, from the exons ATGTTGTGCTGTGGAGGCGCCGATGAGGAAAACTATGGCCAAACTCCGAATCAATCTACGGCCCCGCCCAGAGCAGGCAATACAAATG CCGCAGAGAGAGGGGAGCCCAGACCTTCCAACATGGCCGCCAGAGGCGGAGCCCCACAGAAAGCCTTGCCCATCGAAACACCGGCAATGTCCCTCGACGAGCTGAACAGACTGACAGGGAATTTTGGGCAGAAGTCCCTGATAGGAGAAGGCTCCTATGGGCGGGTGTTCCTGGCCAAGTTGAGCAGCGGTGAGCAAGCGGCTATTAAGAAGTTAGACACCAGCGCTTCTCAAGAACCCGACTCCGATTTCACAGCCCAG CTGTCAGTAGTTTCGAGACTCAAGCATGAGAACTTTGTGGAGTTGATGGGGTATTGCTTGGAGGCTAATAACCGAATCTTGGTATACCAGTTCGCAACCAAGGGCTCGTTACATGATATATTGCACG GTAGGAAAGGAGTGCAAGGAGCCGAGCCAGGTCCGGTTCTTAGTTGGAATCAGAGAGTTAAGATAGCTTATGGGGCGGCTCGAGGCCTCGAGTACCTGCACGAGAAAGTTCAACCACCAATCGTTCATCGGGATGTGAGATCGAGCAACGTGCTAATCTTTGATGATTTCCTAGCAAAGATTGCCGATTTTAACTTGTCGAATCAGTCCTCAGACACTGCAGCAAGGCTGCATTCTACAAGAGTCTTGGGAACTTTCGGATACCATGCTCCGGA GTATGCCATGACGGGACAAATTACACAGAAGAGTGATGTTTACAGTTTCGGGGTCGTCCTTTTGGAGCTCCTCACTGGTAGAAAGCCCGTAGACCATACGATGCCGAAGGGGCAGCAGAGTCTTGTTACTTGG GCAACTCCAAGGCTGAGCGAGGACAAAGTGAAACAATGTGTCGATCCGAAGCTAAACAACGATTACCCGCCAAAAGCAATTGCCAAG CTAGCAGCAGTGGCGGCACTCTGCGTCCAGTATGAGGCCGACTTCAGGCCTAACATGACGATCGTCGTGAAAGCTCTGCAGCCCCTCCTGAACTCGAAACCAGGAGGAGCAGAATCTCAAACTTAG
- the LOC116195965 gene encoding gamma-tubulin complex component 3: protein MEDEDQQKLTDLVKELVLRLLSHGSPASAPPNPNSPHFQASLRYAVRILSSRLTPSVTPDAAAIAESIKRYLATHGKSSQALTFADLYTKFASKTGPGSVNNKWAVLYLLKIISEDRAKNELDSPSLLPNLESFDAELGDKSRVSQDRENGKMGWDKGVLLVSKDPENLRELAFKGYADLVKEENEVSEEVLVRDVLYACQGIDGKYVKFGTIVDGYILSDIVNVPRATRTMVRKLCELGWLFRKVKGYISESMDRFPAEDVGTVGQAFCAALQDELSEYYKLLAILEAQSMNPIPLVSESANSSNYLTLRRLSVWLAEPLVKMRLMAVLVDKCRVLRGGAMAGAIHLHAQHGDPLVHEFMKRLLTRVCSPMFEMVRSWVLEGELEDIFAEFFIVGQQVKAESLWREGYRLQSAMLPSFISNSLAQRILRTGKSINFLRVCCEDRGWAEAASEAASAAGTTTRRGSLGYGETDALESLIDEAAKRIDRHLLDVMYNRYKFKEHCLAIKRYLLLGQGDFVQYLMDIVWPELSEPANTIGSFKLAGLLESAVRSSNAQYDDPEILDRLRVKMMPHGTGDRGWDVFSLEYDPRVPLDTVFTESVMAKYLRIFNFLWKLRRVEHALIGAWKTMKPNCITSQAFMKLQRAVKVQLLSTLRRCQVLWNEMNHFVTNLQYYIMFEVLEVSWSNFSHEMEVAKDLDDLLSAHEKYLNSILEKSLLGERSQALHKSLFILFDLILRFRSHADRLSEGIHELQARTSESSLASRDKNKSRRRVNDGPSETSSWAADGRKALTQRAGEFLRNMRQDLDSISKEYTSLLEGFLSQLPVQQHVDLKFLMFRLDFTEFYSRLGLNKS from the exons atggaagacgaagacCAGCAGAAGCTCACAGATCTAGTGAAGGAGTTAGTCCTTCGCCTGCTCTCCCACGGAAGCCCTGCCTCCGCGCCCCCAAACCCTAACTCCCCCCACTTCCAGGCCTCCCTCCGCTACGCCGTCCGAATCCTCTCCAGCCGCCTAACGCCCTCCGTCACCCCAGACGCCGCCGCCATCGCCGAGTCCATCAAGCGCTACCTTGCCACCCACGGAAAGTCCTCCCAGGCTCTCACCTTCGCCGATCTGTACACCAAATTCGCCTCCAAGACTGGCCCCGGGAGCGTCAACAACAAGTGGGCAGTCCTCTACTTGCTCAAAATCATCTCCGAGGATCGGGCGAAAAATGAGCTCGATTCCCCGTCCCTGCTGCCCAATCTGGAGTCCTTCGACGCCGAATTGGGCGACAAATCGAGGGTTTCACAGGATAGGGAGAATGGCAAAATGGGGTGGGATAAGGGCGTCCTATTGGTGTCGAAGGATCCCGAGAATTTGCGTGAGTTAGCCTTTAAGGGGTACGCTGATTTGGTGAAGGAAGAGAATGAGGTGTCTGAGGAGGTTTTGGTGAGGGATGTACTGTACGCTTGTCAGGGAATAGATGGTAAGTATGTGAAATTCGGTACCATAGTTGATGGATACATTTTGTCGGACATAGTTAATGTTCCTCGAGCAACGAGGACGATGGTCCGGAAACTCTGCGAACTGGGTTGGTTATTTAGGAAGGTTAAAGGGTATATATCGGAAAGTATGGATCGGTTCCCTGCTGAGGATGTGGGGACTGTAGGGCAAGCATTTTGTGCTGCGTTGCAGGACGAATTATCTGAATATTACAAATTGTTGGCTATTCTTGAAGCTCAGTCCATGAACCCGATCCCTCTGGTCTCAGAGTCAGCCAATTCGAGCAATTACCTTACTTTAAGGAGATTGTCTGTTTGGTTAGCTGAGCCCCTAGTGAAAATGAGGTTGATGGCAGTTTTGGTTGATAAGTGTCGGGTTTTACGAGGCGGGGCAATGGCAGGGGCCATTCACTTACATGCCCAACATGGGGACCCACTTGTTCATGAGTTCATGAAACGGCTCCTCACTCGGGTCTGCTCTCCCATGTTTGAGATGGTAAGGAGCTGGGTCTTAGAAGGAGAGCTGGAGGACATTTTCGCAGAATTCTTCATTGTGGGCCAGCAAGTAAAGGCGGAGTCTCTGTGGAGAGAAGGTTACCGGCTCCAGTCAGCGATGCTCCCTTCCTTCATATCGAACTCTCTGGCTCAGAGAATTTTGAGGACAGGGAAGTCGATAAATTTCCTACGTGTCTGTTGTGAGGACCGAGGCTGGGCAGAGGCTGCCTCGGAGGCCGCCTCGGCTGCAGGGACCACGACAAGGCGGGGCAGCTTAGGTTATGGGGAGACAGATGCCCTGGAATCCCTCATCGATGAGGCGGCAAAGAGAATCGATAGGCATCTGTTGGATGTTATGTATAACAGGTACAAGTTTAAGGAACATTGTCTCGCAATTAAGCGGTATCTTCTTCTAGGGCAAGGTGATTTTGTTCAGTATTTAATGGACATTGTTTGGCCTGAACTCTCTGAGCCTGCAAATACTATTGGTTCGTTCAAGCTTGCCGGGTTGCTTGAAAGTGCAGTTAGGTCCTCTAATGCTCAGTATGATGATCCCGAGATATTAGATCGGCTAAGGGTCAAGATGATGCCCCATGGTACCGGAGACAGGGGCTGGGACGTCTTTTCACTTGAATACGATCCTCGGGTTCCATTAGATACTGTATTTACAGAGTCAGTTATGGCAAAGTATTTGAGAATCTTTAACTTCCTGTGGAAACTTAGGCGGGTTGAGCATGCCCTTATTGGTGCATGGAAGACCATGAAACCAAACTGTATCACTTCTCAGGCATTCATGAAACTGCAGCGAGCTGTCAAAGTGCAGCTTCTCTCAACATTAAGGAGGTGCCAGGTGCTGTGGAATGAGATGAACCACTTTGTGACGAACTTGCAGTACTATATCATGTTTGAAGTCTTGGAAGTCTCATGGTCGAATTTCTCTCATGAGATGGAGGTAGCCAAGGATCTCGATGATCTCCTCAGTGCACATGAGAAGTACCTTAACTCAATCTTGGAGAAATCTCTTCTGGGTGAACGGTCTCAGGCGCTTCATAAGTCGTTGTTCATCCTCTTTGACCTCATCCTACGATTTCGAAGTCACGCAGACCGATTGTCTGAAGGAATTCACGAGCTACAAGCAAG AACCAGTGAGTCGTCTTTAGCTTCAAGAGACAAAAACAAGTCCCGTAGGCGGGTGAATGACGGACCTTCAGAAACCAGTTCATGGGCCGCTGATGGACGGAAGGCCCTAACACAACGCGCGGGTGAATTTCTTCGAAACATGCGGCAAGATTTGGATTCTATATCCAAGGAGTACACATCATTGCTTGAGGGCTTCTTGTCCCAGCTGCCGGTTCAGCAACATGTGGATCTGAAGTTCCTCATGTTCCGCCTTGACTTCACTGAATTCTACAGCAGGCTGGGTCTCAACAAATCATAA
- the LOC116195966 gene encoding DNA-3-methyladenine glycosylase: MLLPSYSLTKMGPTTASRFKRLKTTAGTVPPAELADDSAVRSSRRPNSVGVAVRGPKTPPQLQPRPSLSALLSSQSFPFDEWKILPREFFQIDALDLAPRLLGKFLRRDGVVLQITEVEAYRPNDSACHGRFGITARTAPVFGPGGHAYVYLCYGLHTMLNVVADKEGVGAAVLIRACAPMAGLETIQQRRGQKTEKPVLLTGPGKVGQALGLSTEWSNHPLYTPGGLELLDGPRPENILIGPRVGIEYASPEDVNALWRFAIAGSPWVSAPRNTLRQP; the protein is encoded by the exons ATGCTTCTTCCCTCTTACTCTCTGACCAAAATGGGGCCCACGACGGCCAGTCGATTCAAGCGGCTCAAGACGACCGCCGGGACTGTCCCACCGGCCGAACTCGCCGACGACTCGGCAGTTCGGAGTAGCCGCCGTCCCAATTCGGTCGGCGTCGCGGTCAGGGGACCCAAAACGCCGCCCCAGCTACAGCCGAGGCCCAGTCTATCGGCTCTCCTGTCGTCCCAGTCCTTCCCGTTCGATGAATGGAAGATTCTGCCGAGAGAGTTCTTCCAAATTGATGCCCTGGACCTCGCGCCTCGGCTGCTCGGAAAGTTCCTCAGGAGAGACGGCGTCGTTCTTCAGATCACGGAG GTCGAGGCTTACAGGCCGAACGACTCGGCCTGTCACGGACGGTTCGGCATCACTGCTAGAACAGCACCAGTT TTCGGACCAGGTGGGCATGCTTACGTGTACCTTTGCTATGGTCTGCACACGATGCTCAACGTGGTCGCGGACAAGGAGGGAGTTGGAGCTGCTGTTCTCATCCGCGCTTGTGCTCCTATGGCCG GACTAGAAACTATTCAGCAACGGCGTGGTCAGAAAACTGAGAAACCTGTGCTTCTTACTGGACCCGGGAAG GTAGGCCAAGCGTTGGGACTTTCAACAGAATGGTCCAACCATCCCCTTTATACTCCTG GCGGGCTAGAACTTCTGGATGGGCCAAGACCTGAAAATATACTGATCGGGCCCCGCGTAGGCATCGAATATGCTTCACCGGAGGATGTTAATGCGTTGTGGAGATTTGCAATTGCCGGTAGCCCTTGGGTAAGTGCTCCGAGAAACACTCTCAGGCAACCCTGA